A genomic window from Silene latifolia isolate original U9 population chromosome 11, ASM4854445v1, whole genome shotgun sequence includes:
- the LOC141613348 gene encoding protein IRX15-LIKE-like: MTPSELTTIASTLLHHCHPNCNLLVFGFSHESLLWHSLNSPSPRRTVFLDENQHLVASYERNFTDIEAYEVDYTTKVTQSDELIQYARAHRASHCKPVQNLLFSDCKLAVNDLPNHLYSIQWDVIIVDGPRGYSGKMPGRMSAIFTAAVLAMTPTPAATVETETQRRTHVFVHDYGREVEKMYSEEFLCKENLVEVKDELAHFVVKERGLEDDLGFRFCTGEEDLSSSS, encoded by the coding sequence ATGACCCCTTCCGAACTCACTACCATCGCATCCACTCTCCTCCACCACTGCCACCCTAACTGCAACCTCCTTGTTTTCGGGTTCTCCCATGAATCCCTCCTCTGGCATTCCCTCAACTCCCCTTCTCCTCGTCGTACCGTCTTCCTGGACGAAAATCAACACCTCGTCGCCTCCTATGAACGCAATTTCACCGACATCGAAGCGTATGAGGTTGATTATACTACTAAAGTCACCCAATCTGATGAACTGATCCAATACGCTCGTGCACACCGTGCTTCTCACTGTAAACCTGTTCAGAATTTACTCTTCTCCGACTGTAAATTAGCCGTTAATGATTTACCCAATCATTTGTACTCCATTCAATGGGATGTTATCATAGTCGATGGTCCACGCGGATACTCCGGGAAGATGCCAGGGAGAATGTCGGCGATTTTCACCGCGGCGGTCTTAGCCATGACGCCGACACCGGCGGCAACGGTGGAGACGGAGACGCAGCGGAGGACGCACGTGTTCGTGCATGATTATGGAAGGGAGGTGGAGAAGATGTATAGTGAGGAGTTTCTGTGTAAGGAGAATTTGGTGGAGGTTAAAGATGAATTGGCTCATTTTGTTGTTAAGGAAAGGGGATTGGAGGATGATTTGGGGTTCCGGTTTTGTACAGGGGAGGAGGATCTTTCATCTTCTTCATGA